The genomic interval TTTTAAAATAGGCGAAGTTGTTTTGGGTAGAAGGGAAGTGGCCTATGTCTAAAAGAATCAGGTTGGGCATTTTGGCCTCGGGCAGTGGGACCAATCTTCAAGCAATTATCGATGCGTGTGAATCAGGGGATATCCTCGCGGACGTGGTTGTGGTTATAAGCAATGTTTCTGATGCTTATGCTTTGGAGCGTGCGCGGAAACATAATATAAAAACGGTTTTTATTGATAAAAAAAACTTTAAATCAAGACAGGATTATGATAAAGAGCTTGTATTTATTTTAAAGGAAAATCAAGTTGATTTAGTGGTTTTGGCAGGGTATATGCTGTTAGTGGGACCGGAATTTGTGCGGGCCTTCAGGGGAAGGATAATGAATATTCATCCAGCGTTGCTTCCTTCTTTTCCCGGCACGCACAGTGTTAAGGATGCACTTGATTACGGCGTTAAAGTGTCTGGGGTAACAGTGCATTTTGTTGATGAAGGCCTGGATACGGGGCCTATAATATTACAAGAAGCTGTTCCTGTTATGGAGAATGATACAGTTGAAACTCTTCACAATCGGATTCATCAAGCTGAGTATAAGATTTATCCTGCGTCTATTAAACTTTTTGCTGAAGGGAGACTTAAGATAGAAGGAAGAAAAGTGAGAATATTAGAGAAAGGGGAGAATCGATGGAGGAGATAAAAGTAAAGCGCGTACTGGTAAGTGTCTCTAATAAAGAGGGCATAGTGGATTTTGTGAAAGGTTTAAAGAGTTTTGGCGCTGAAATTATTTCAACTGGTGGCACGGCAAAGGTTTTAAGAAATGCCGGGGTAGAGGTTATGGGAATTTCCGAGGTGACAAAGTTTCCGGAAATGTTAGACGGCCGTGTAAAAACGCTCCACCCTGCTATTCACGCCGGCCTTTTGGCGATAAGAGATAAAAAGGAGCACATGGAGCAGATAGAAAAAGAGGGGATAAGCCCCATTGATATGGTGGTAGTAAATCTCTATCCATTTGCTGAAACAATAGCAAAAAAAGGAGTAACCATGGCTGAGGCCGTTGAGCAGATTGATATAGGTGGGCCCTCAATGTTGCGCTCGGCGGCAAAGAATTTTGAGGGTGTTGCGGTTGTGGCTAACCCGGAAAGATATGATGAAATTATTTCGGAGATGAAAAAAAATAATGGATGTACATCGAGGAAAACAAGATTGGAATTGGCAAAAGAAGTTTTTAGATTGACAGCAGAATATGACACAATAATTAGTCAATATCTTTGTGATAAAGAAGATTTTCCATCTTTATTGAATTTAAAGTTTGAAAAAATTCAAGATTTACGCTATGGAGAGAATCCTCACCAAAGAGCGGCTTATTATCGTGAGCTTAACCCCCCAAAACATTCTTTGGTTTTTGCGAATAAACTTCATGGAAAAGACCTTTCATTTAATAATATTATTGATCTTGACGCGGCTTGGTCGCTCTGCTGTGAATTTACTGTACCGGCGGCGGTTGTTGTTAAACACACCAATCCTTGCGGGGTGGCTCTTGCGGACGATATTGCTACTGCTTACGAAAAAGCCCATGCTGTTGACTCGGTTTCTGCTTTTGGCAGTGTGGTAGCTTTAAATAGAGTAGTTGATGTATCAGTAGCGGAAAAGATTGCATCCACTTTTGTTGAAGCGGTAATCGCCCCGGCTTTTTTAGAGGAAGCGTTGGAGATACTTACGAAGAAGAAAAATATCCGCCTAATGCATATGGGAGAAGAAAGAGAAAAACTTACTCCCGCAATGGACATTAAACGTGTGGATGGCGGTATTCTGCTCCAGGATATGGACACGGGGCACGATGATAGAAAGGATATGAAAGTTGTAACCGAAACCAAACCAACAGAGAAAGAGTGGGAAGACCTTTTATTTGCCTGGAGGGTTGCTAAGCACATAAAATCTAATGCAATTTTGATAGCTAAAGACTTAAAAGCTGTTGGGGTGGGCGCCGGTCAAATGAGCAGAGTGGACTCTTCGGAACTGGCTATAAAGAAAGCGGGAGGGGTCAAGGCCTGCAAGGATGCAGTGGTTGCGTCGGATGCTTTCTTTCCTTTTAGAGACTCTATAGATGCTCTGGCCAAAGTTGGAATTAAAGCAATTATTCAGCCGGGTGGCTCAATGCGTGACGAAGAGGTTGTTGCTGCTGCCAATGAGCATGGTATTGCGATGATCTTTACAGGCAAAAGACATTTCCGTCATTAATTTTTAGCAAGTTATCTTCAACTGCAAAAATTTCTTGACAGCATAAGTTAAGGTTGATACCCTGTTCTCTGCTGTGTAAAATAAAAGCAGTAGGTAATAGGTAGTTTATGGTTGGTGTTTTTTTATTTTAGTAGCAATTGCTTTTAACTATTGGCTGTAATTTTTTAGATTTTGACTAATGATTAATAACTAACAACTAGATGGGCCATTAGCTCAGTTGGCCCCTTGGCCTGGTAAGGCCTCCGGGGTCCCGTAGGTCAAAGACCGAGGGATAGAGCACTTCATTTACGGTAGTGTTAAAGTTGTCGGGTAGTTGAATTTGGGCCGTTAGCTCAGTTGGTAGAGCACCGGACTTTTAATCCGGGTGTCGAAGGTTCGAGTCCTTCACGGCTCACCATTTTTAGTGATATGGAATTAAGTAACCATATTGCTATGTTAGTAGCTAAGTATCGAGCATGCCCCCATCGTCTAGGGGCCTAGGACACAGCCCTTTCAAGGCTGCGGCGGGGATTCGAATTCCCCTGGGGGCACCAATTTAGGGAATTGAAATGGGTGACGCCAGGCATTCCTCCTGGTGGGGCACCAATTTGAATAGTCGGGTGTACGGAGTCGATAGTAAAATTAAAATAAGGTTTTATAATAATAAAAAAGCTTTCACTCTTGACTTTGAACTAATAAACTATAGATTAATGGGGCGATTGGCTCAGCGGGAGAGCACCTGCCTTACAAGCAGGGGGTCGCAGGTTCAAATCCTGCATCGCCCACCAAAAAGGCAGTTTATGGTTAGTGGTTTATGGTAAAAGAGCATTTAAGAGTTTTTGTTTATGAACTATCAACTATTTTCACTATTAACCAAAGTTTTGGGGGCGTGGTGTAGCCTGGTTTAACACACTGGCCTGTCAAGCCAGAGATCGCGGGTTCAAATCCCGTCGCTCCCGCCACATTAGTTACATAGATACATAGTAACTTGCTAACATAGTTTTTTATAGTTCAATGTCACTATGTTGCTATGTGGCCAGGTATCTTTTACGGCGGGATAGCTCAGTCGGTAGAGCAGAGGACTGAAAATCCTCGTGTCCGCGGTTCGATTCCGCGTCCCGCCACCACCGTTTCTCCAGCTCGGAATATATATTTTTGAATATCTGTCATTGGACACATCGTTCTGAAAATTCCCTTAGAAAAATATTGACAAAAGAGATAAATTTTACTATTATATCAATGTGTGTTGATACAATAGTAATTGATATGAGGTGTTATGGAAGACTTGCAAGTTGGTTGTGGGATTAAAACAAAAAAATTAAAGGAACTGGCGGAGTATTTGAAAATCATTTCCGATGAAAATCGATTGAAAATTTTGTGTTTCCTAAAACACGGAGAACATTGCGTGTGTAAAATTAACGAGGTTCTTAATCTTCCCCAGAATCTCACATCACATCATTTAAAAATCTTACGTGAAGCGGATTTTGTAATTGCCAGGCGTGAAGGTAGATGGATTCATTATCGTTTAAACAATAAAAAAATCCGTTATTTAATGGAGCTTTGTCAAAAGAATATTTTGGGAGGGAAAAGTGGAGATTAAATTATTGGGAACGGGCTGTTTAAACTGTAAAAAACTTGAGGCAAATACCGTCGAGGCGATTACAAAACTTGGAATTGATGCAGAGGTTGAGAAGGTAACCGATATTGTCGAGATAATGAGCTATGGTATTCTTTCGGTCCCCGCGCTTGTGGTTGACGGGGAAGTTAAAGTAAGTGGCCGGATACCTAGCGTTAATGAAATTATGAATCTTTTAAAGGTATAATTATGTGGCAGAATGCAGTTAATTGGTTAATTTATGATTTGTTGGGATTAGATAAAAGCTCACTTTTTGGCGGAGCGGTAAATTTTTTCATCTACGATGTTGTGAAAATTATTTTCTTACTTTTCGTAATCATATTTAGTGTTAATATAATTCGCTCGTTTTTGCCACCCGAAAAAATCAAGGAGATGCTTGCCGGTAAAAATAAGTATGTTGGGAATGTGCTTGCGGCTCTCTTTGGGATAGTGACCCCGTTTTGTTCATGCTCAGCGGTACCCCTTTTTATAGGATTTGTTGAGTCAGGGATACCTCTTGGAGCAACATTTTCTTTTCTTATTGCTTCGCCGGTAATTAACGAGATTGCTCTCGGACTCTTATGGAATTACTTTGGCTTAAAGATTGCCCTTATATACATTGTCTCGGGTTTACTTATCGCCATATTTGGAGGCGTTGTTATCGGTAAGCTTGGTCTCGAGGATTGGGTTGAGGATTTTGTATATCAAATTAAAGTAGGTAAAAGCGTAAGCCGGGCCGCAAAACTTACTTTTAAAAAGCGCTCTAAGGATGCTTGGATTTACACATTTGGATTGGTTAAGAAAATCCTTCCTTATATTGTGCTCGGAGTAGGCGTAGGCGCTTTTATTCACGGTTACGCGCCGGAGGATTTGCTGGTGCGTATTGCGTCAAAATCAAATCCATTCACTGTGCCGGCTGCGGTTTTAATCGGTGTCCCGCTCTACTCAAATGCTGCCGGGACCATTCCGATTGTGGTGGCCCTCATAGAGAAAGGGGTCCCTATGGGCACAGCGCTTGCTTTCATGATGGCGGTAACTGCTTTAAGTCTTCCTGAGATGATAATTTTGCGCAAAGTCTTGAAGAAGCCGTTGCTCGCGACATTTTTTGGCATCGTCACAATCGCCATTATTTTTACCGGTTATCTCTTTAATATGTTGATTTAAACTCCGATATGTTTATAAAACCTAAAAATTTCTTTAACCCTCTTATTTGACACAAGACTCTTTTTCGGGTTAAATAATAATGAGAATCATTATCAATAAAGGAGACAAGAGATGCCAGGTCCGAGATGGAGAGGAAACTTTAAAGAACGTGGTCATAGAATAACCGCTTCAAGGAGTGCTATTTTAGACGTTTTAAGTAAAAAGCGTGGTCATCTAACTGCCGAAGATGTTTTTTTTGAAGTGAGAAAAATACAGAGAGGGATAGGTATTGCAACCGTTTATAGGACATTAGACCTTCTGGTGCAGATGGGTTTGGTTTGTAAGTTCGATTTTGGTGATGGCAGAGCCAGGTATGAGCTTGCCTCTGGCAAAAAAGGGCATCACCACCATCTCATATGTAGAAATTGTGGTCGGATAATTAATTACGATGATTTTTTAACCGAGGAAACCGGCCTTGTTAAAAAAATAGAGAAGGAATTGAGTCAAAAACATGGTTTTAAGATAGACGCTCATCAATTGGATTTTTATGGTTTGTGCAAGGATTGCCAAAAGGAGGTGAAATAAATGTCTGGATTCAATGGAACGGGACCAAGGGGTGAAGGGCCAATGACGGGCGGAGCAAGAGGATATTGCGCGCTACCGTATGAAAGCTATGCTGCCTCAGGGGGTGCTTATCCCGTTAGGCCGATGTCTTCGTTGCTTGGCGCGCCAAGACCGTATTCATACGCAAGGCCTCGTTTAGGTCTCGGTTTTCGTCGAGGCGGAGGTTTTGGACGCCGAGGTGGTTGTGGAAGACGGTTTTAAACTTATTTAATAATTAAAGGAGGCGATTTTTATGCCAGGATTCAATGGAACAGGGCCAAGAGGCGAAGGGCCTATGACGGGCGGAAGACGAGGAAATTGCTCACCGTCTTACGGAGCAGATTATCCAAGCAGACCCCGCGGAGGTTTTGCGCCGGGAGGCAGGGGATATAGAAACATGTATTACGCAACAGGCCAACCGGGTTGGGCGCGTTTTGGCTACAGTCCCGGCCGGGGTCAAGGAGCGGGAGCAGTTTCTCAAGAGCCGGGAACAGAAAAAGAACTTCTTAAAGAAGAGGCGAGTTTGTTAAAAGAGCGTTTGGATGTGATAGAAAAACGTCTAAATGAAATCAAGGAAAGTGCCGAATGAACTATGTTTACGGCCCTGTTCCTTCCAGAAGATTAGGGTTCTCGCTCGGTGTTGATATAATTCCCTTCAAAATTTGCAGTTATGATTGTATTTATTGTCAGCTTGGCAAAACTACTTTAAAGACGGTTGAGCGGAAAGCATATGTTTCTTCTCAAGATGTTTTAGAAGAATTAGCTCTTTATTCGTCTGAATTTAAGGGACAAATTGATTATATTGCTTTTTCCGGGAGCGGGGAACCCACATTAAATAGCGAGATAGGAAAGATGATAAGAGGGGCTAAAAACCTAACTTCCATTCCGGTTGCCGTGCTCACAAACGGATCCATTTTCTTCAACAAAGATGTGCGAGAAGATTTAATGGAGGCCGATGTTGTGCTCCCTTCTTTAGACGCGATTACATCTTCGATTTTTCAAGCGGTAAATGTGCCTTGTCCATCTCTTAAAATAAGGGATATTATCGAAGGGTTGTGCTCTTTTATCAGAGAATTTAAGGGCGAAGTTTGGCTGGAGGTTCTTCTTTGCCGAGGGATAAACGATGGCGAAAAGGAGCTTGAGAGAATTAAAGAAGCTGTAGAATTGATAAAACCCAATAAAGTTCAGTTGAACACAGTTGTTCGACCATCGGGTCGAGGAGAAGTTTATCCTCTTAACTATGCGGAATTAGAAATCGCAAGAGAAATTATCGGGAATAATTGTGAGATTATAGCTGATTTTAAGGGTATGTCCGAGAGATTGTTTACAAAAGATGTTAGAGAAGAAGAAGTTTTAGCTCTTCTCAGACGAAGGCCTTGCACGATTGGAGATATTTCAAAAGTTTTAGGGGTTAATAGGTTGGAATTGATTAAGTATATTGAAATGCTAAATAAAAAAGGCAAATTAAAAAGCATTACTAAAGACGGAAAAATATATTATTATTCTAAGGGTTAAAAAAGTAACTTAAAAATTTTATTAAAGGAGAATTTAATTGAAAACGTGTTTAGACTGCATTTCGTGCTTTTTTAGGCAGGCGCTGGAAGCTTCCAGGATGGTTTCCGATGATGAAGCTCTTCATAAGGAAATTTTGCAAGAGGTTGCTAAAGAGTTTTCAAATATTTGTCTCGATGAATCACCTCCTTCAATTTCGCGGCGGGTACATAAAATAGTTCGCGATTTAACGGGAAATCCCGATCCTTATAAGGAAGTTAAACGTAAATATAATCAGATGGCTCTGGGGCTTTACCCTCAATTAAGAGAAAGAGTTTTAAAATCGGACGATCCTCTCCTTACTTCAATAAGGATGGCAATTGCGGGAAACATCATAGATTTTGGGGTTGGAAATTCTTTTGATGTTGAAAAAGAAGTTGAAGAAGCTTTTCATAAAGAATTTGCTACGCTCGACTATTCTGAATTTTGTGATTTCATTGAAGATTCTGAAGAAATACTTTATCTTGGCGATAATGCCGGCGAGGTTGTATTTGACCGGCTTTTGATTGAGGTTATTGAGAGTATGAATAAGCGGGTAGTTTATGCGGCGCGGGGCGCGCCTATCATAAACGATGCTACATTGGATGACGCTAAAGAGTGTGGAATTCATGAAAATGCAACTGAGTTGATTTCAACCGGTTCGGATGCGCCGGCCACTGTTCTTGAGTTTTGCTCACCCGATTTTATTGATAGGTATGAAAATGCCCAGATGATAATAAGTAAGGGCCAGGGTAATTTTGAGGCGTTGTCTGGTGAAAAGAAGCCAATCCTTTTCCTTTTTAAAGTCAAGTGTCCCGTTGTCGCTAAAAATATAAATCATAAGGTTGGCGACATGGTTTTATCCAGAGGATGATCCTTTGGATTAATGGGTCAGAAGTTTTAAAATAGGCATAAAATATAGCACTTAAAAATAGTTTATCAGGGCAAGTTTTTGTTCTGGTTTTCTTGTTTTTTTTAGAGCTGTTATTATTGGCGTAAGCTCTTCTGTTAAAATATATTAATTAGCTTAATTGCTTATTAATAAGGGTCCAAAAGCATTGTTGGAGTTGATGCGTTCTTATGAAAAATAAAATCACGGGTAAACTGAAAAGAAATGTGGGTTTTATGTCAGCGGTTTCCATAAGTATGGGGACGATGATAGGGGCCGGAATTTTTGTTCTTCCTGGAATCGCAATAGCTAAAGCGGGGTCTGGTGCCATAATTTCCTTTGCTATTGCCGGACTAATTGCTCTAACCGCTGCTTTATCGGCAAGCGAGCTTGCGTCGGGAATGCCTAAAGCCGGTGGAAGCTATCACATTATCAATCGGAGTTTGGGGCCGGCTATCGGTTCTGTAGCGGGTTGGGGGAGCTGGGTAGGTCTGGTTTTTAAAGGTTCTTTTGCCGTAGTTGGTTTTGCTTATTATTTTGCACTTTTTGTCCACTTACCCGTGGTTCCTGTGGCAATAGCGGCAATTGTTTTTTTGACTTTCATAAATGTCGTGGGAGCAAAAGAAAGTGGAACCACCCAAATTCTAATGGTTATCGGGTTGCTGATTATATTGGTTGTTTTTACCGGTTGGGGTTTTTTTGAAGTTAATTTTTCTAATTATAAACCTTTTCTTCCCTATGGTTGGGATTCTGTCTTTATGGTGGCCGGTCTGGTTTTTGTTTCTTATGTCGGGCTTATAGAAGCTTCGGCAATAGCTGAAGAGATAAAGAACCCTCGAGAAACAATTCCCAAAGCAATTATTCTGTCTACAATTATAGTTATTCTCCTTTACGTTTTGGTAATGTTTGTGGTTGCGGGCGTTGCTCCCCACGGATTTTTTGCGGGGACGGAGACCCCTGTTGTGAAGGCGGCTGAGATTTTTATGGGAAATACCGGCATGACGATTTTGGCCTTTGCAGGTCTTTTGGCGACCCTTTCTACGGGGAACGCTGTAATTTTATGTTCACCGAGGTATTCGTTTGCAATGAGCAGAGATGGATTGATGCCGGATTGGCTGAGTGAAGTTCACGGCAAATTTTATACGCCGTATAAATCTATTCTTGTAACCGCAGGGGCGATGATTTTATTGGTTCTTTTTGTCGATGTTATCGGTTTGGCGGAGCTTGCCAGCGCTTTTAACTTGGTGCTCTTTTCACTCATCAACGTCTCGGTAATATTAATGAGAGTCAACAAACCCCTCTGGTTTAAGCCCTCGTTCAGGTCTCCGGGTTATCCCTTGGTGCAGACTATAGGAACGATTGCCTCTTTGAGTTTAATACCGGCGATGGGAGCAATGCCAACGATTGCGGCCCTCCTGTTCATTTTTGGTGGCTTGAGCTGGTATTATCTGTGGGGTAGAGACAGGATAGAAAATAAGAGCGTGGCTTTGGATATCTCCAGGGGTCTAAGAGCCAGGATGGCGTTGTGAAGAATGGATGAAATTAAAAACTGCCCGGTTGATGAAGGACATTACAAGATTTTGCTTCCGCTTAGAGGGACAAAATATAGTAAACATTTAATCTCCATAGCGTGCGCGATTGCTAAAAAAAGGAATGGGAGAATTTTGGCCGTAAAAATGATGAAGTTATCTCCCTCGGTTTCTTTCTCTTCACGAATGGGGATGTTGGGGGACGAATTAAGAGAGACTGAAGAGATGTTGAACCAAATTGTTGAGGACTGCCGGGGATTTGGTGTTGAGGCCGAAGCCACATTAATTTCTTCTTATTCTCCAAAGAAAGACATATTAGAGCTGGCCGAAAAAGAAGGTTGTAATCTGATAGTGCTTGAATGGAAGGGGAAACTTGGAAGGGTTAAGGTGCTGGAAAACGTGGAAGAGTGGATTATGCAGCATGCTTCTTTCGACGTTGTGGCATTTAAAAATAATAAGGGAATAAAAGAGATAAATAAAGTGTTGGTGTCAACCCCCATTGGACCGCATGCGGAGTTTACTGTTTCAATTGCGGGTAGCATTGCTGAACTTGTCGGTGCCGAGATTTCTTTCTTTAGGGTTATAAACCCAAGGGCCAATAAGGAAGAGGTTAAAATAATTGAAGGTTACCAAAACAAACTTGCAAATGTGTCTGGTGTATCGACCGACACGGGAAGTCGTAAGAGTTCAAAAGTAGCTGAGGAGATAGTTCGCGAAACGGAAGGACATGACCTTGTGGTCATGTCCGCTTCGGGCGATTGGGTTTTTAAAAGCATTGGTTTTGGCTCATTGCCCGATGAGGTTATCAGAAAAGCTAAAAGTTCCGTCATTATAGTTAGAAAAGGGATATCAAAGCGTGAAAGTTGGTTTAGAAGGATTAGATATACCATCTGGAAGAAGATATTTTGAAATTTTAGACATGAAACCAAAAAGTTTAAAAGGATTAGGTATACCATCTGGAAACCATCGAGATTTAACTGGTAATAGAAGTGAAGATGTGATTGGGAAGATTAAGAGGGGAAAAATTAAAGGTAAAGCAGCTTATTTCCTCTTCTTATTTGAAATTTGGGACATCTTTTTTATGTTTGGCTTTGGGTTTTGCTGCGTTGGCCAGCTATTCTCTTTGATTTAGATTTGCTCTTTATTATTCCCGTTCCATGGATTACTCCTATTATCACTCCCCTTTTTATATCTGTTCTTTTTCTTACCGGTGCCTTTTTGATTTTTTCCAGAGATAGAATCGTTTTTGGTCTTTTGGATTTGGTTTTTGAAACTTTGGCGGCTTTTATCGTCATTTTGTCTTTTACCCTTAATTATACTGCGGTTTTTAAATCCCCAATGGTGTACGCTTTTCCCGGGTGGTTTTTCTTTCTCGGTGTTATTTTGGGAGTTTTTGTTTTTGTAAGGAGATTGATAGTTGGCTCGTAAGTTGGATGGCGGGTTTGCTAGTTTGTTATATTGCTGAGGCATCATTGCGAGCCACCTGCCCGCCAATATTGGCATAATAGGCGTAGGCAGGCGGGTCAACGGGAGCGTGGCAATCTCCGATGTATCCTTTGTGGTTTTTTTCACTGGAACCTGCTAAAATTTTCCATTATGACAAGGCCGGTTACAACCATTCAAAGAGCAAGGTTGCTTATCAAAGGTGTCGTTCAAGGCGTTGGCTTCAGACCTTTTATCTACCAGCTTGCGCACGATTTCTCTTTAAACGGCTGGGTGTTAAATTCATCTAAGGGTGTTGTAATTGAAGTCGAAGGGATAACGGAGGATGTTAACGGTTTTATCAAAGAGATCGAGATAAAACCTCCCCCGCTTGCTCTGATAGAGAGTCTTGAATGTGAGGTTTTGCCTCCCGCTGGCTATGAGTCTTTTATTATCAAGTCGAGCCTGCAAGAAGATGAAAAGTTTTTATTAATCTCCCCCGATATAAGTATCTGTGATGATTGCTTGCGTGAGTTATTTGACCCAAAGGATGGACGTTACCGCTATCCCTTTATAAATTGTACCAACTGTGGGCCACGGTTCACCATAATTGAGGATATCCCTTATGACAGAGAAAAGACGACCATGAAGAAGTTCAAGATGTGTGAGCGTTGTCAAAAGGAGTATGATGATCCCGCAAATCGCAGATTTCACGCTCAGCCGAATGCTTGCGCGGATTGTGGCCCCAAGCTTACGCTAGTGAGGAGTCGGGAGCTAGGAGTCGGTAGTGAAGAAATTAATTCTGATGACCTAGTTAAGGGAACAATCACATTGCTCAAAAAAGGAAGAATTGTAGCCATCAAGGGTTTGGGCGGATTTCACCTCGCTTGCGACGCGGAAAACGATGAGGCGATCTCCAGGTTAAGGGAAAGAAAAAGGCGCTTTGGCAAACCGCTGGCGGTTATGATGTCCGATATCGACACAGTTAAAAAATTTTGCTTTGTGAATGAAAAAGAAGAGAAATTGCTTTTAAGCTACAGACGGCCGATAGTTCTTTTAAAGATGTTTCCCAGCTCAACCATCTCCGATTTGGTCGCTCCAAATAACAACTATCTTGGGGTCATGCTTCCCTATACGCCGCTTCATTATCTGATTTTAAAGGAATCGAATATGGTTTTGGTCATGACAAGCGGGAATTTGAGCGAGGAGCCAATTGCCTTTGAAAATGATGAGGCCATGGAAAGACTGGGCGATATTGCCGATTACTTCTTGCTTCACGACAGGGACGTATATTCGAGGTATGACGATTCAGTGGCGAGGGTGTCGGACGGCAAAGAGGTGATGATAAGGCGGGCCAGAGGATACGCTCCCCTTCCCATACATCTACCCTTTGAATCAAAGGAAATACTTGCCTGTGGACCGGAGCTTAAAAATACATTTTGTTTAACTAAAGGCAAACACGCTTTCATAAGCCAGCATATCGGTGATATGGAAAACCAGGATACTTTGGAGCATTTTGAGCAAACCCTGGCACTTTATAAAAGGTTGTTTAGAATCGAGCCAAAAATTATCGCCTATGATCTTCACCCCGAGTATTTGTCAACTAAATTTGCGAAATCTCTAGAAGGCATGAAACTTATAGGGGTTCAGCATCACCACGCCCACATAGTCAGCTGCATGGTGGAAAATGGCATCGAGGATAAGGTTATCGGGGTGTCTTTCGACGGGACGGGTTATGGTACCGATGGAACAATTTGGGGAGGGGAATTTTTAGTTGCCGACTGGAAGAGCTTTGAAAGGTATGCTCATCTTCGCTATGTGCCTATGCCAGGTGGAGAGGGAGCCATAAAGAAGCCCTACAGGATGGCCTTGGGATATCTATATAGTTTCTTCGGGGGCAAAATTGAGGAACTTGATATAGATTTTTTAAAGGGATTAGATGAAGTCGAGCTCAAAAATATTAGGATTCAAATCGAGAAAGATCTGAATTCTCCCATGACATCAAGCTGCGGTCGCTTTTTTGACGCGGTCTCTGCTCTTGTGGGCGTATGTGATGTG from Candidatus Oleimmundimicrobium sp. carries:
- the purN gene encoding phosphoribosylglycinamide formyltransferase is translated as MSKRIRLGILASGSGTNLQAIIDACESGDILADVVVVISNVSDAYALERARKHNIKTVFIDKKNFKSRQDYDKELVFILKENQVDLVVLAGYMLLVGPEFVRAFRGRIMNIHPALLPSFPGTHSVKDALDYGVKVSGVTVHFVDEGLDTGPIILQEAVPVMENDTVETLHNRIHQAEYKIYPASIKLFAEGRLKIEGRKVRILEKGENRWRR
- the purH gene encoding bifunctional phosphoribosylaminoimidazolecarboxamide formyltransferase/IMP cyclohydrolase encodes the protein MEEIKVKRVLVSVSNKEGIVDFVKGLKSFGAEIISTGGTAKVLRNAGVEVMGISEVTKFPEMLDGRVKTLHPAIHAGLLAIRDKKEHMEQIEKEGISPIDMVVVNLYPFAETIAKKGVTMAEAVEQIDIGGPSMLRSAAKNFEGVAVVANPERYDEIISEMKKNNGCTSRKTRLELAKEVFRLTAEYDTIISQYLCDKEDFPSLLNLKFEKIQDLRYGENPHQRAAYYRELNPPKHSLVFANKLHGKDLSFNNIIDLDAAWSLCCEFTVPAAVVVKHTNPCGVALADDIATAYEKAHAVDSVSAFGSVVALNRVVDVSVAEKIASTFVEAVIAPAFLEEALEILTKKKNIRLMHMGEEREKLTPAMDIKRVDGGILLQDMDTGHDDRKDMKVVTETKPTEKEWEDLLFAWRVAKHIKSNAILIAKDLKAVGVGAGQMSRVDSSELAIKKAGGVKACKDAVVASDAFFPFRDSIDALAKVGIKAIIQPGGSMRDEEVVAAANEHGIAMIFTGKRHFRH
- a CDS encoding metalloregulator ArsR/SmtB family transcription factor, which codes for MEDLQVGCGIKTKKLKELAEYLKIISDENRLKILCFLKHGEHCVCKINEVLNLPQNLTSHHLKILREADFVIARREGRWIHYRLNNKKIRYLMELCQKNILGGKSGD
- a CDS encoding thioredoxin family protein, with the translated sequence MEIKLLGTGCLNCKKLEANTVEAITKLGIDAEVEKVTDIVEIMSYGILSVPALVVDGEVKVSGRIPSVNEIMNLLKV
- a CDS encoding permease, whose amino-acid sequence is MWQNAVNWLIYDLLGLDKSSLFGGAVNFFIYDVVKIIFLLFVIIFSVNIIRSFLPPEKIKEMLAGKNKYVGNVLAALFGIVTPFCSCSAVPLFIGFVESGIPLGATFSFLIASPVINEIALGLLWNYFGLKIALIYIVSGLLIAIFGGVVIGKLGLEDWVEDFVYQIKVGKSVSRAAKLTFKKRSKDAWIYTFGLVKKILPYIVLGVGVGAFIHGYAPEDLLVRIASKSNPFTVPAAVLIGVPLYSNAAGTIPIVVALIEKGVPMGTALAFMMAVTALSLPEMIILRKVLKKPLLATFFGIVTIAIIFTGYLFNMLI
- a CDS encoding Fur family transcriptional regulator; amino-acid sequence: MPGPRWRGNFKERGHRITASRSAILDVLSKKRGHLTAEDVFFEVRKIQRGIGIATVYRTLDLLVQMGLVCKFDFGDGRARYELASGKKGHHHHLICRNCGRIINYDDFLTEETGLVKKIEKELSQKHGFKIDAHQLDFYGLCKDCQKEVK
- a CDS encoding DUF5320 domain-containing protein — encoded protein: MSGFNGTGPRGEGPMTGGARGYCALPYESYAASGGAYPVRPMSSLLGAPRPYSYARPRLGLGFRRGGGFGRRGGCGRRF
- a CDS encoding DUF5320 domain-containing protein; this translates as MPGFNGTGPRGEGPMTGGRRGNCSPSYGADYPSRPRGGFAPGGRGYRNMYYATGQPGWARFGYSPGRGQGAGAVSQEPGTEKELLKEEASLLKERLDVIEKRLNEIKESAE
- a CDS encoding radical SAM protein produces the protein MNYVYGPVPSRRLGFSLGVDIIPFKICSYDCIYCQLGKTTLKTVERKAYVSSQDVLEELALYSSEFKGQIDYIAFSGSGEPTLNSEIGKMIRGAKNLTSIPVAVLTNGSIFFNKDVREDLMEADVVLPSLDAITSSIFQAVNVPCPSLKIRDIIEGLCSFIREFKGEVWLEVLLCRGINDGEKELERIKEAVELIKPNKVQLNTVVRPSGRGEVYPLNYAELEIAREIIGNNCEIIADFKGMSERLFTKDVREEEVLALLRRRPCTIGDISKVLGVNRLELIKYIEMLNKKGKLKSITKDGKIYYYSKG
- a CDS encoding ARMT1-like domain-containing protein, translating into MKTCLDCISCFFRQALEASRMVSDDEALHKEILQEVAKEFSNICLDESPPSISRRVHKIVRDLTGNPDPYKEVKRKYNQMALGLYPQLRERVLKSDDPLLTSIRMAIAGNIIDFGVGNSFDVEKEVEEAFHKEFATLDYSEFCDFIEDSEEILYLGDNAGEVVFDRLLIEVIESMNKRVVYAARGAPIINDATLDDAKECGIHENATELISTGSDAPATVLEFCSPDFIDRYENAQMIISKGQGNFEALSGEKKPILFLFKVKCPVVAKNINHKVGDMVLSRG